A stretch of Geomonas oryzisoli DNA encodes these proteins:
- a CDS encoding efflux RND transporter permease subunit, translating to MNNLGFAGKIARAFIDSKLTPLIVAASLLIGLYSVIATPREEEPQIVVPMVDIYLPMPGSSPKEVEERVVTTFEKKIWEINGVEYLYSASRQGMGIITVRFLVGESMEDSLVKLYNKVMSNRNLLPPGAGEPLVVSKSIDDVPIVSLTLWSDRYDHNALRRVARELCDDLQKVENVAHSEIKGGLSRELKVRLDPVRLSSYGLTPLAVMGALEKANVSQRAGTFASGNREYSLEAGGFIADPADAGRLVVSVKDGRPVYLSDVATVTDGVQDPKDYVFFGLGPAAAHKNLKGGAADYPAVTIAIAKRKGANATWVAEDLLKRVEFQKGKLIPSEMQVTVTRNYGETAKDKNDELLFHMFLAAISVTILIAVFMGWRAGAVAAIAIPVTLALTMFIFNRIGYTLNRITLFALIFSIGILVDDAIVVVENIHRYFTTTKFKPLEAAVRAVDEIGNPTMLATLAVIASILPMGFVGGLMGPYMRPIPVGASMAMVFSLLIALIVTPYFAYRFMKGESHYGTEAPPEETWMTSFYRRMMGRLLHDTRVRHGFLAMVVVLLLLSCSLIYFKAVTVKMLPFDNKSELQLIVDAPEGTTLEENARMVAELGDALRKVPEVTDFQSYVGTSSPFNFNGLVRHYYLRQGPSVAEIQVNLESKDERSAQSHDIAKRIRPALKAITDRYGARLKVAEIPPGPPVLSTLVAEVYGPDQPSRVGIARKIRDIFKQTPGVVDVDWYQEDDHPTLRFEVDREKAALSGVDAAQVVQTLKLAVGGTDVGIMHVPQEKEPVRINLRLPVGSRSDVSSLSSIYVAGNKGNVPLSELVRVVRGVEEKSLYRKNMKSVVYVIGDVAGVIEAPVYAILKMQKDIDNIPLPGGYHIEQRAATQPWSEERPGIKWDGEWHITYEVFRDLGAAFAAVMVLIYVLVVAWFRDFTTPLVIMAPIPLTLIGILPGHAIMGAFFTATSMIGFIALAGIIVRNSIILIDFAELRRREGMALDEAIIDAGAVRFRPMLLTAAAVVVGSFVILFDPIFQGLALAMMCGEIASTTLSRITIPILYFMVQSWKEKHKKQVEVEVP from the coding sequence ATGAACAACCTCGGCTTCGCGGGGAAAATCGCCCGCGCTTTCATAGATTCCAAGCTGACGCCGCTCATCGTGGCGGCTTCGCTGCTGATCGGGCTCTACTCGGTCATCGCGACGCCGCGCGAGGAGGAGCCGCAGATCGTGGTCCCCATGGTGGACATCTACCTCCCCATGCCCGGTTCCTCCCCCAAGGAGGTCGAGGAGCGGGTGGTGACCACCTTCGAGAAGAAGATCTGGGAGATCAACGGGGTCGAGTACCTCTACTCCGCCAGCCGCCAGGGAATGGGCATCATCACGGTCCGCTTCCTCGTCGGCGAGAGCATGGAGGACTCCCTGGTCAAGCTCTACAACAAGGTGATGAGCAACCGCAACCTCCTCCCTCCGGGGGCGGGGGAGCCGCTGGTGGTCTCGAAGTCGATCGACGACGTCCCCATCGTATCGCTCACGCTCTGGTCCGACCGCTACGACCATAACGCCCTGCGCCGGGTGGCGCGCGAACTCTGCGACGACCTGCAAAAGGTCGAGAACGTCGCCCACTCCGAGATCAAGGGGGGGCTGTCGCGCGAGCTGAAGGTACGGCTCGACCCGGTCAGACTCTCCTCATACGGCCTGACCCCGCTCGCCGTGATGGGGGCGCTGGAGAAGGCGAACGTGTCGCAGCGCGCCGGGACCTTCGCCTCGGGGAACCGCGAGTACAGCCTGGAAGCGGGCGGCTTCATCGCCGACCCGGCCGATGCCGGGCGCCTGGTGGTGAGCGTGAAAGACGGTCGGCCGGTCTACCTCTCCGACGTCGCCACGGTGACCGACGGGGTCCAGGATCCCAAGGATTACGTCTTCTTCGGCCTGGGTCCGGCGGCGGCCCATAAAAACCTCAAAGGTGGCGCGGCGGACTACCCGGCGGTCACCATCGCCATCGCCAAGAGAAAGGGCGCCAACGCCACGTGGGTAGCCGAAGACCTCCTGAAGCGGGTCGAGTTCCAGAAGGGGAAACTGATCCCCTCGGAGATGCAGGTCACGGTCACCAGGAACTACGGCGAGACCGCCAAGGACAAGAACGACGAGCTGTTGTTCCATATGTTCCTCGCGGCCATCTCGGTCACCATCCTGATCGCGGTCTTCATGGGGTGGCGGGCCGGCGCGGTGGCGGCCATCGCCATTCCGGTGACGCTTGCGCTCACCATGTTCATCTTCAACCGGATCGGCTACACGCTGAACCGGATCACGCTGTTCGCCCTGATCTTCTCCATCGGCATCCTGGTGGACGACGCCATCGTGGTGGTGGAGAACATCCACCGCTACTTCACCACGACCAAGTTCAAGCCGCTGGAGGCGGCGGTCCGGGCGGTGGACGAGATCGGCAACCCGACCATGCTGGCCACCCTGGCGGTCATCGCTTCCATCCTCCCCATGGGCTTCGTGGGGGGGCTCATGGGGCCGTACATGCGTCCCATCCCGGTGGGCGCGTCCATGGCCATGGTGTTCTCGCTGCTGATCGCGCTCATCGTCACCCCCTACTTCGCCTACCGCTTCATGAAGGGTGAGTCCCACTACGGCACGGAAGCCCCTCCCGAAGAGACGTGGATGACCAGTTTTTACCGGCGCATGATGGGGCGGCTCCTGCACGACACCAGGGTACGCCACGGCTTCCTCGCCATGGTGGTGGTGCTGCTGCTCCTGTCCTGTTCGCTGATCTACTTCAAGGCCGTGACGGTCAAGATGCTCCCGTTCGACAACAAGAGCGAGCTGCAGCTGATCGTCGATGCCCCCGAGGGGACGACGCTTGAGGAGAACGCGCGCATGGTGGCCGAGCTCGGCGACGCGCTCAGGAAGGTACCGGAAGTGACCGACTTCCAGAGTTACGTCGGCACCAGCTCCCCCTTCAATTTCAACGGGCTGGTGCGCCACTACTACCTGCGCCAGGGGCCGAGCGTCGCCGAGATCCAGGTGAACCTGGAGAGCAAGGACGAAAGAAGCGCGCAATCGCACGACATCGCGAAACGGATCCGTCCGGCCCTGAAGGCGATCACCGACCGTTACGGCGCCCGCCTCAAGGTCGCCGAGATCCCCCCCGGCCCGCCGGTCCTGTCCACCCTGGTGGCCGAGGTCTACGGCCCCGACCAGCCAAGCCGCGTGGGTATCGCGAGGAAGATACGCGACATCTTCAAGCAGACCCCGGGCGTCGTCGACGTGGACTGGTACCAGGAGGACGACCATCCGACCCTGCGCTTCGAGGTGGATCGGGAGAAGGCGGCGCTCTCCGGCGTCGACGCGGCGCAGGTGGTGCAGACCCTGAAGCTCGCGGTGGGCGGAACCGACGTGGGGATCATGCACGTGCCGCAGGAGAAGGAGCCGGTGCGGATCAACCTGCGCCTGCCGGTCGGCTCCCGCAGCGACGTCTCCTCGCTCTCCTCCATCTACGTGGCCGGGAACAAAGGGAACGTGCCGCTCTCCGAACTGGTGCGCGTGGTACGCGGGGTGGAGGAAAAATCCCTCTACCGCAAGAACATGAAGAGCGTGGTCTATGTGATCGGGGACGTCGCCGGGGTGATTGAGGCGCCGGTCTACGCCATCCTCAAGATGCAGAAGGATATCGACAACATCCCGCTTCCGGGCGGCTACCATATCGAGCAGCGCGCGGCGACCCAGCCCTGGAGCGAGGAGCGCCCGGGGATCAAGTGGGACGGCGAATGGCACATCACCTACGAGGTGTTCCGTGACCTCGGGGCGGCCTTCGCCGCGGTGATGGTGCTCATCTACGTGCTGGTGGTCGCCTGGTTCCGCGACTTCACCACGCCGCTGGTGATCATGGCGCCCATCCCGCTCACCCTGATCGGCATCCTGCCGGGGCACGCCATCATGGGGGCTTTCTTCACGGCCACCAGTATGATAGGCTTCATCGCCCTGGCGGGAATCATCGTCAGGAACTCCATCATCCTGATCGATTTCGCGGAACTGCGACGCCGGGAGGGGATGGCGCTGGACGAGGCCATCATCGACGCCGGTGCGGTCCGCTTCCGTCCCATGCTGCTCACGGCCGCGGCCGTCGTGGTGGGGAGTTTCGTGATCCTGTTCGACCCGATCTTCCAGGGGCTCGCGCTGGCCATGATGTGCGGCGAGATCGCCTCCACCACGCTTTCCAGGATCACCATCCCGATCCTGTATTTCATGGTGCAGTCCTGGAAGGAGAAACATAAGAAGCAGGTTGAGGTTGAGGTGCCGTAA
- a CDS encoding YgaP family membrane protein: MYIDRLLRLIAGTFTLISLALAHYHDPRWLWFTAFIGLNLLQSGFTNWCPMMTILDKLGVPKLPPQGCGK; encoded by the coding sequence ATGTACATCGACAGACTGTTGAGACTGATTGCCGGCACCTTCACCCTTATTTCCCTGGCGCTGGCCCATTACCACGACCCGCGCTGGCTCTGGTTCACCGCCTTCATCGGGTTGAACCTGCTCCAGTCCGGCTTCACCAACTGGTGCCCGATGATGACCATACTGGACAAGCTGGGTGTGCCCAAGCTGCCGCCGCAGGGCTGCGGCAAATGA
- a CDS encoding ATP-binding protein: MLNLKPEVVAQLERVLSSVEMLLPRAVKAVNWATCPAANWRRHSFSGYLEAVKVTDQTRLDDLLGCEKQKEIMVYNTRQFLKGLPANNALLWGSRGTGKSSMVKALLNEYAAEGLRVIQVEKEDLIYLSEIFSAVEDQPYRFILLCDDLTFEIGELSYKMLKSALDGSVYSAPENVLIYVTSNRRHLLPQYNTDLLGGKYVNGELQESEAMEEKVSLSDRFGLWVAFHVFTQDRYLDAVRQCVEREAKNRNVSIPWSKELELDAIQWSHDKTKRCGRTAMQFSKHWVGRYLLNQPSA; the protein is encoded by the coding sequence ATGCTGAATCTGAAACCGGAGGTCGTAGCCCAGCTCGAGCGCGTGCTCAGCTCTGTCGAAATGTTGCTCCCCAGGGCGGTGAAGGCCGTCAACTGGGCCACCTGCCCCGCCGCCAACTGGCGTCGTCATTCCTTTTCGGGATACCTGGAGGCGGTCAAGGTCACCGACCAGACCAGGCTGGACGACCTGCTGGGGTGCGAGAAGCAGAAAGAGATCATGGTGTACAACACGCGTCAGTTTCTGAAGGGGCTCCCGGCCAACAACGCGCTGCTGTGGGGTTCGCGCGGCACCGGCAAGTCCTCCATGGTTAAGGCGCTTCTCAACGAGTACGCCGCCGAGGGACTGCGCGTGATCCAGGTGGAGAAGGAAGACCTGATCTACCTCTCCGAGATCTTCAGCGCCGTCGAGGACCAGCCCTACCGCTTCATCCTTTTGTGCGACGACCTCACCTTCGAGATCGGCGAACTCTCCTACAAGATGCTCAAAAGCGCGCTGGACGGGTCGGTGTACTCCGCCCCGGAGAACGTGCTCATCTACGTCACCTCGAACCGACGCCACCTGCTGCCGCAGTACAACACCGACCTTTTGGGCGGCAAGTACGTGAACGGGGAGCTGCAGGAGAGCGAGGCGATGGAGGAAAAGGTCTCCCTTTCCGACCGTTTCGGCCTCTGGGTCGCCTTCCACGTCTTCACCCAGGACCGCTACCTCGATGCCGTGCGCCAGTGCGTCGAGCGCGAGGCGAAAAACCGCAACGTCAGCATCCCCTGGAGCAAAGAGCTCGAACTGGACGCGATCCAGTGGTCGCACGACAAGACCAAACGCTGCGGCCGTACCGCGATGCAATTTTCCAAACACTGGGTTGGGCGCTACCTGCTCAACCAGCCCTCCGCATAA
- a CDS encoding MBL fold metallo-hydrolase — MICRIKVLCDNSAGSISGTLGEHGFAALVQAGDQSLLFDTGGGHTLLHNAQRMNIDLKSVDQVVLSHGHYDHAGGLWPLLQAAGPKRVLAHPEIFTRRYVLREGSARSVGVPYSEEFLTGLGASFSYSDAFREVVPGVFLTGEVPRRTGYEEGDAGLFCDEAGCHRDQVPDDQSLVIVTEKGLLLLLGCCHAGVVNTLELAREKTGVEQVYGVMGGCHLAFSSQPQIDATIKALKRYGLKKICPGHCTGFHAAARLAAAFPGGFKPMQVGYVLEVD, encoded by the coding sequence ATGATCTGCCGCATCAAGGTCCTCTGCGACAACAGCGCCGGCTCGATCTCCGGGACCCTGGGCGAGCACGGTTTTGCCGCGCTGGTGCAGGCAGGGGACCAGTCGCTGCTCTTCGACACGGGCGGGGGGCACACGCTGCTGCACAACGCCCAGCGCATGAACATCGACCTGAAGAGCGTGGACCAGGTGGTGCTCTCCCACGGGCATTACGACCATGCCGGCGGGCTGTGGCCGCTGTTGCAGGCGGCGGGTCCCAAGCGGGTCCTGGCCCACCCCGAGATCTTCACCCGGCGCTACGTGCTGCGCGAGGGGAGTGCCCGCTCGGTCGGGGTGCCCTACTCGGAGGAATTTCTCACCGGCCTTGGCGCCAGCTTCTCCTACAGCGACGCCTTCCGGGAAGTCGTCCCCGGCGTCTTCCTGACCGGCGAGGTGCCGCGCCGTACCGGCTACGAGGAGGGGGACGCGGGACTTTTCTGCGACGAGGCGGGCTGCCACAGGGACCAGGTCCCGGACGACCAATCCCTGGTGATCGTGACGGAGAAGGGGCTTTTGCTGCTCTTGGGGTGCTGTCACGCCGGGGTGGTGAACACCCTGGAGCTCGCACGGGAGAAGACCGGTGTGGAGCAGGTCTACGGGGTGATGGGGGGATGCCACCTCGCCTTCTCGTCGCAGCCCCAGATCGACGCCACCATCAAGGCCCTGAAGCGTTACGGGCTGAAGAAGATCTGTCCCGGCCATTGCACCGGGTTCCATGCCGCCGCCCGTCTCGCCGCCGCGTTCCCCGGCGGCTTCAAGCCGATGCAGGTGGGCTACGTACTCGAAGTCGACTAG
- a CDS encoding TolC family protein, with translation MNHRFLPLIALLAASFAAPAFGEVVTLPEAVKRALESNHLLKAASLERGAAEQDVAASRSRYLPRVGLESGAVLSNTPSTVFMMKLDEGRINPGKDFAAGTLNNPSPRGDFKSAVTLEQPLLDFGISTGVALAGKGSEAAALSEEARREEIAFRVYLAYLGVRKAQAYREVADQALVNAREHDRLAAVREKDGIGLKSDRLRTATSVAEAEQRVISAKNDLLIARLRLNLVVGGGEGEPLDVAGLPSLAEPAQEQEQLIALARQNRADLKLAETSVQRGELAVRQAKNAYLPTLYARGSYQINDRDLPLGTDKDSWTVGVNLRWDLFDGGKRSHDKEKAELTRKSAAELLENERREVALQVTESVLHRQEARLKLESAQSAVRDAEESRRLVALRFGNGLSSLVEVLDAETALTRARANLVEVENGFQAATGEIYFRAGVFTKEVLR, from the coding sequence GTGAATCACAGGTTTCTACCGCTCATCGCTCTGCTGGCCGCGTCGTTTGCGGCACCGGCCTTCGGCGAGGTGGTCACGCTGCCGGAGGCGGTCAAGCGCGCCCTGGAGAGTAACCACCTGCTCAAGGCGGCCTCGCTGGAGCGCGGCGCGGCGGAGCAGGACGTGGCCGCCAGCCGGAGCCGTTACCTCCCCCGTGTCGGTCTTGAGAGCGGGGCGGTTCTCTCCAACACGCCGAGCACGGTCTTCATGATGAAGCTGGACGAGGGACGCATCAACCCCGGCAAGGACTTCGCCGCCGGTACGCTCAACAACCCCTCGCCCCGGGGGGACTTCAAGAGCGCCGTGACGCTGGAGCAGCCGCTGCTCGACTTCGGCATCTCCACCGGGGTGGCCCTGGCCGGGAAAGGCTCCGAGGCCGCAGCGCTCTCCGAGGAAGCCAGGCGTGAGGAGATCGCCTTCCGCGTCTACCTGGCCTACCTGGGGGTGCGCAAGGCGCAGGCCTATCGCGAGGTGGCCGACCAGGCGCTGGTCAACGCGCGGGAGCACGACCGCCTGGCGGCGGTGCGCGAGAAGGACGGCATCGGCCTGAAGTCGGATCGCCTCCGCACGGCGACCTCGGTGGCCGAGGCGGAGCAGCGCGTGATCTCTGCGAAGAACGACCTGCTGATCGCGCGCCTGAGGCTCAACCTCGTGGTCGGCGGCGGCGAGGGAGAGCCGCTGGACGTGGCCGGGCTGCCCAGCCTGGCGGAGCCGGCGCAGGAGCAGGAACAGCTGATCGCCCTGGCCAGGCAGAACCGGGCGGACCTCAAGCTGGCCGAGACCTCGGTGCAGCGCGGCGAGCTGGCGGTCCGGCAGGCGAAGAATGCCTACCTTCCCACCCTGTATGCGCGGGGGAGCTACCAGATCAACGACCGCGACCTTCCCCTGGGTACCGACAAGGATTCCTGGACCGTGGGGGTGAACCTGCGCTGGGACCTCTTCGACGGCGGCAAGAGGTCCCACGACAAGGAGAAGGCGGAGCTGACTCGCAAGAGCGCGGCGGAACTGCTGGAAAACGAGCGCCGTGAAGTGGCGCTGCAGGTGACCGAGAGCGTGCTGCACCGCCAGGAGGCGCGCCTGAAGCTGGAGAGCGCGCAGTCCGCCGTGAGGGACGCCGAGGAGAGCCGGCGCCTGGTGGCGCTTCGCTTCGGCAACGGCCTCTCCTCGCTGGTCGAGGTGCTGGACGCCGAGACCGCGCTGACCCGGGCGCGCGCCAACCTGGTCGAGGTCGAGAACGGCTTTCAAGCCGCGACGGGAGAGATCTACTTCCGCGCCGGCGTCTTTACCAAGGAGGTTCTGCGATGA
- a CDS encoding C-GCAxxG-C-C family protein has translation MFWLRKNVAENVNGESVAEKVANEAEGFYRSGKMHCAEAVLAAVKNEFIPEAGDELVHLASGFGGGSGAGCICGAIAGGTMAIGLAVKDRKAAAALTKELHHWFKEQYRVTCCKALTADGKKRCVEFTANTAGKVAELLQKK, from the coding sequence GTGTTCTGGTTGAGAAAAAATGTTGCTGAAAATGTGAACGGCGAGTCGGTGGCCGAGAAGGTCGCCAACGAGGCCGAAGGGTTCTACCGCTCCGGGAAGATGCACTGCGCCGAGGCGGTGCTGGCCGCGGTAAAGAACGAATTCATCCCCGAAGCGGGCGATGAACTGGTCCATCTGGCCTCTGGTTTCGGCGGCGGTTCCGGTGCCGGCTGCATCTGCGGCGCCATCGCCGGCGGCACCATGGCGATCGGCCTGGCGGTCAAGGACCGCAAGGCGGCCGCGGCGTTGACCAAGGAGTTGCACCACTGGTTCAAGGAGCAGTACCGCGTCACCTGCTGCAAGGCGCTCACCGCCGACGGCAAGAAGCGCTGCGTCGAGTTCACCGCCAACACGGCGGGAAAGGTGGCCGAGCTGCTGCAGAAAAAGTGA
- a CDS encoding efflux RND transporter periplasmic adaptor subunit, with amino-acid sequence MRAYRAAVVALFIASGLGCGKKEGHVAAPAPPPVVHGATVVTLAAEELPDLQEAVGTVRARNSAQIAARIPGSVSRVFVREGDRVGRGKLLVSIEAVESGAAAAGAASGVEEAARALSEAQAQKKLADVTFDRYSRLFAEQAVTRQEYDTRKTAQEVAAEGVARAQARLAQARHGAQAAGAVAGYGRVVSPISGVVVAKQVEAGQTVFPGTPLLTVEGDEGFRLEVAAPETLLGKVKPGDQIGIAVEGAPETGRVSEVVPVVDPATRTFTVKVDLPSRGLRSGSYGKALFKTGSRKGVAVPAAAVVQRSSLTSVWVVSPEGLARLRLVKPGRAQGGRVEILSGLAPGEKVVTAGLDKMVDGAKVQ; translated from the coding sequence ATGAGAGCATACCGGGCGGCTGTTGTTGCCCTTTTCATAGCGAGCGGTTTGGGGTGCGGCAAGAAGGAGGGGCACGTCGCCGCTCCGGCGCCGCCGCCGGTGGTGCATGGCGCCACGGTAGTGACCCTCGCTGCGGAGGAACTGCCGGATCTCCAGGAGGCGGTCGGCACGGTGCGGGCGCGTAACAGCGCGCAGATCGCCGCCCGGATTCCCGGGAGCGTGAGCCGCGTCTTCGTCCGTGAAGGGGACCGGGTCGGGCGGGGCAAGCTTCTCGTCTCCATCGAGGCGGTGGAAAGCGGCGCGGCGGCAGCCGGCGCGGCGTCCGGCGTCGAGGAGGCGGCCCGTGCCCTTTCCGAGGCGCAGGCGCAGAAGAAGCTTGCCGACGTCACCTTCGACCGCTACTCCCGGCTCTTCGCGGAGCAGGCGGTGACCCGCCAGGAGTACGACACCAGGAAGACCGCGCAGGAAGTGGCGGCTGAAGGGGTGGCCAGGGCGCAGGCGCGCCTCGCCCAGGCACGGCACGGCGCCCAGGCGGCCGGTGCCGTCGCCGGTTACGGGAGGGTGGTCTCCCCGATTTCCGGCGTGGTGGTCGCCAAGCAGGTCGAGGCGGGCCAGACCGTCTTTCCGGGGACCCCGCTTTTGACCGTCGAGGGGGACGAAGGGTTCCGGCTGGAGGTCGCCGCCCCCGAGACGCTTCTGGGCAAGGTGAAGCCTGGTGACCAGATCGGCATAGCCGTCGAGGGCGCGCCGGAAACGGGGCGGGTTTCCGAGGTGGTGCCGGTGGTGGATCCCGCCACCCGCACCTTCACTGTCAAGGTCGATCTCCCCTCCAGGGGGCTTCGGTCCGGGAGCTACGGCAAGGCCTTATTCAAGACCGGCTCGCGCAAAGGGGTCGCCGTCCCGGCGGCGGCGGTGGTGCAGCGTTCCTCGCTCACCTCGGTGTGGGTGGTATCGCCCGAAGGTTTGGCCCGCCTGCGCCTGGTGAAGCCCGGTCGCGCCCAGGGGGGGCGCGTGGAGATCCTCTCCGGTCTCGCCCCCGGCGAGAAAGTGGTCACGGCAGGCCTCGACAAGATGGTGGACGGCGCCAAGGTGCAGTAG
- a CDS encoding class I SAM-dependent methyltransferase produces the protein MEATTREERARHPWERARAGALAALLGTTLHEGVKVLGVGCGDGYLCRTVFGGLARKEVAAVDPDLPEALNELGPEPGISYGRELPPGRNRYDLTILLDVLERVEDDRGYLKRLVRQHVAAKGRVLVTVPAFQALYSGHDWFRGHYRRYRLRQVEQLAWSAGLVVVSSGYLFGSLLIPRFLASRLYHWGRVRERGRWRGGRLLACVVGRMLSWDNAVMIALARAGILLPGATAWALCENRRGGN, from the coding sequence ATGGAAGCAACCACGAGGGAGGAACGCGCCAGGCATCCCTGGGAGCGGGCGCGCGCCGGGGCGTTGGCCGCCCTGCTGGGCACCACGCTCCACGAGGGGGTGAAGGTGCTCGGTGTCGGCTGCGGCGACGGCTATCTCTGCCGGACCGTGTTCGGCGGGCTCGCGCGCAAGGAGGTGGCGGCGGTCGACCCGGATCTGCCCGAGGCCCTGAACGAGCTGGGGCCCGAGCCCGGCATCAGCTACGGCCGTGAGCTTCCCCCGGGCCGGAACCGGTACGACCTCACCATCCTGCTGGACGTCCTGGAGCGGGTCGAGGACGACCGGGGGTATCTGAAGCGCCTGGTGCGGCAGCACGTCGCCGCAAAGGGGCGCGTCCTGGTCACCGTCCCGGCGTTTCAGGCTCTCTACAGCGGTCATGACTGGTTTCGTGGTCATTACCGGCGCTACCGGCTGAGGCAGGTGGAGCAGCTCGCCTGGAGCGCCGGTCTGGTCGTGGTCAGTTCCGGCTACCTGTTCGGCTCGTTGCTCATCCCGAGGTTCCTGGCATCCCGGCTCTACCACTGGGGCAGGGTGCGGGAGCGTGGGCGCTGGCGCGGCGGGCGCCTACTGGCCTGCGTGGTCGGCAGGATGCTGTCATGGGACAATGCCGTGATGATCGCGCTGGCCCGGGCAGGCATTCTGTTACCGGGAGCCACGGCGTGGGCCTTGTGCGAGAACCGGCGTGGCGGCAATTGA
- a CDS encoding sensor histidine kinase encodes MQEERENLAARLLEEVDCGAVYLDAGGKLLFINRRAEELLHVERAKVLGKRVDMLPLRTPIYRVLSENAQDEPVEVSIDGSVIQVRSVPLGGDSPEGELFQLRDISHDRKEKRQREEFVAMMTHDLKSPLTVIMGYVQALMGEMPSKMDPSLHLFVKEMDKSAVKMLSMIDDVLDAYRLEAGLLQIDRQPCDARSLLEGCCRDGEREAAVHGSYFLSEICDGIPTLDLDEKQITRVFANLIGNAVKFTPRRGTISVTSTIEGECLLVQVRDTGIGISESELPRIFNKYFRASGAQGFKGTGLGLTISKAIVEAHGGSIRVESSAGKGSCFSVLLPLHNERCSFTP; translated from the coding sequence ATGCAGGAGGAACGTGAAAACCTGGCGGCGCGCCTGCTGGAGGAGGTCGACTGCGGTGCGGTCTATCTCGACGCCGGCGGTAAGTTGCTCTTCATCAATCGCAGGGCCGAGGAGCTCCTCCACGTCGAGCGTGCCAAGGTCCTGGGCAAGCGGGTGGACATGCTGCCGCTAAGGACCCCGATCTACCGGGTGCTGAGCGAGAACGCGCAGGATGAACCGGTGGAGGTCAGCATCGACGGCTCCGTGATCCAGGTCCGTTCCGTGCCGCTGGGAGGAGACTCCCCGGAAGGCGAGCTGTTCCAGTTGCGCGACATCAGCCACGACCGGAAGGAAAAACGCCAGCGCGAGGAGTTCGTGGCCATGATGACCCACGACCTCAAATCGCCGCTTACCGTGATCATGGGGTACGTGCAGGCCCTCATGGGCGAAATGCCCTCCAAGATGGACCCCTCGCTGCACCTGTTCGTGAAGGAGATGGACAAGAGCGCGGTGAAGATGCTCTCCATGATCGACGACGTGCTGGACGCCTACCGGCTCGAGGCGGGGCTTTTGCAGATCGACCGCCAGCCCTGCGACGCGCGCAGCCTGCTGGAGGGGTGCTGCCGGGACGGCGAGCGGGAAGCCGCCGTGCACGGCTCCTACTTCCTGAGCGAGATCTGCGACGGGATCCCGACACTCGACCTGGACGAGAAGCAGATCACCCGGGTCTTCGCCAACCTGATCGGCAATGCGGTGAAGTTCACCCCCAGGCGCGGCACCATCAGCGTCACCAGCACCATCGAGGGAGAGTGCCTGCTGGTCCAGGTCCGCGATACCGGTATCGGCATCTCCGAGAGCGAGCTGCCGCGCATCTTCAACAAGTATTTCCGCGCCTCGGGCGCCCAGGGGTTCAAGGGGACCGGGCTCGGGCTCACCATCAGCAAGGCGATCGTCGAGGCCCACGGCGGGAGTATCCGCGTCGAGAGCAGCGCCGGCAAGGGGAGCTGCTTCTCGGTCCTTTTGCCGCTGCACAACGAACGGTGCAGCTTCACGCCTTGA
- a CDS encoding rhodanese-like domain-containing protein, whose translation MRFIAVLFSVLLLTASLSQAVGPANVTSKQAQALLAKNAKMVLLDVRTPDEYRQAHLKGAQLIPLGELNRRVQEIPRDRPVLVYCAVGARSSTAASFLSSRGYREVYNMTDGIVGWYNNHLPLQLGR comes from the coding sequence ATGAGATTTATCGCCGTGCTGTTTTCCGTTTTGCTGCTGACCGCTTCCCTTTCCCAGGCAGTGGGCCCCGCCAACGTCACCTCGAAGCAGGCCCAGGCGTTGCTGGCCAAAAACGCCAAGATGGTGCTTCTGGACGTGCGCACCCCGGACGAGTACCGGCAGGCGCACCTGAAGGGCGCCCAGCTGATCCCGCTGGGGGAGCTGAACCGCCGGGTGCAGGAGATCCCGCGCGACCGCCCGGTGCTGGTGTACTGCGCCGTAGGCGCCCGTTCCTCGACGGCCGCCAGTTTTCTTTCCTCCCGGGGGTACCGCGAGGTCTACAACATGACCGACGGCATCGTCGGCTGGTACAACAACCACCTGCCGCTGCAGTTGGGGCGCTAG